One genomic region from Planifilum fulgidum encodes:
- a CDS encoding GapA-binding peptide SR1P: MEVIVCQSCDEIIDYLDAEKTGVLYGKCPGCKEEASREKR; encoded by the coding sequence ATGGAAGTGATCGTCTGCCAAAGCTGTGATGAGATCATCGATTACCTGGATGCGGAAAAGACCGGAGTTTTGTACGGAAAGTGCCCGGGATGCAAGGAAGAGGCTTCGCGGGAGAAGCGGTGA
- a CDS encoding DUF3055 domain-containing protein, with product MSHYERLYDESEKVKVRFVGFVSDHGRYDFGIIYTKMFFGKPLVVCMQTGRSSLLSQEDAENLEYLQRVYNLRTREEAEELSVFFRTNLPALTMESESEI from the coding sequence ATGAGCCACTACGAGCGCCTGTACGATGAGTCCGAAAAGGTGAAGGTCCGTTTCGTGGGCTTTGTGTCCGACCACGGGCGTTACGATTTCGGGATCATCTATACCAAGATGTTTTTCGGAAAACCCCTGGTGGTTTGCATGCAGACCGGGCGGTCGTCGCTCCTTTCCCAGGAAGACGCGGAAAATCTGGAGTATCTCCAGCGGGTGTACAATCTGCGGACCCGCGAGGAGGCGGAGGAACTGTCCGTTTTCTTCCGCACCAATCTTCCGGCGCTTACGATGGAATCCGAATCGGAAATATGA
- a CDS encoding DUF1885 family protein yields MDNRAWIRLVENSTQTEVSLEDVKERLERYVDMASRTGRQLGWSYEEAAFPYTMEERTENGNSWLILKGKDPKMYRGLIIGVKQEAAEKGGHHTIQILLPPGATHGDKSKANEFCRYLAKAFQGELRLFNGRIMYFYPRK; encoded by the coding sequence ATGGACAACCGCGCATGGATTCGGTTGGTGGAAAATTCGACGCAGACGGAGGTCTCCCTGGAGGACGTCAAGGAGCGATTGGAGCGGTACGTGGACATGGCTTCCCGCACCGGACGCCAGCTGGGCTGGTCTTACGAGGAGGCCGCCTTTCCCTATACGATGGAGGAGCGGACGGAAAACGGAAACAGCTGGCTGATCCTCAAGGGGAAAGATCCCAAGATGTACCGCGGCCTGATCATCGGCGTCAAGCAGGAAGCCGCCGAAAAAGGAGGCCACCACACCATCCAGATCCTCCTTCCTCCCGGCGCCACCCACGGGGACAAGTCAAAGGCCAATGAATTTTGCCGCTACCTCGCCAAGGCGTTCCAGGGGGAGCTTCGCCTGTTTAACGGCCGGATTATGTATTTTTACCCCCGAAAATGA
- the dinB gene encoding DNA polymerase IV, which translates to MARRRTVLLADMNAFYASVEQAFNPSLRNRPVIVCGDPSRRHGIVLAASYEAKAYGVETGMPVFEAKRLCPPAELVPPRMATYLRVSSQIVDILHQFSPLVEPFSVDEAFVELTGCEKLFGDGIQAARRIKERILRETGIRCSIGVGPNKLLAKMAAEMKKPDGLTVLTEQDVPERLWPLPVVRLFGVGPRISRHLQRMGIRTIGDLAQADPARLEQRFGIIGRVLHCSARGIDPSPVDPRSLDKNRSIGHQFTLPRDYTRESDLRTVLRELAEEVASRARKAGYTGRTVSLTLRSFDFGSVHRSLTLSEPTNIGRKMFEAAVILLRRHWDHRPVRLIGITLSNLSSDRMMQMDLFGKREREQRLAEAIDAIRNRFGTTSIFWARSLTGASVFVDRAGKIGGHRI; encoded by the coding sequence ATGGCGCGAAGGCGAACCGTTCTGTTGGCGGATATGAACGCCTTTTACGCCAGTGTGGAGCAGGCCTTCAATCCTTCCTTGCGAAACCGTCCGGTCATCGTGTGCGGCGACCCTTCCCGGAGGCACGGCATCGTGCTGGCCGCTTCCTACGAAGCAAAGGCCTACGGAGTGGAAACCGGAATGCCCGTATTCGAGGCGAAGCGGCTTTGCCCCCCGGCCGAGCTGGTTCCTCCCCGCATGGCCACCTATCTTCGCGTGTCATCGCAGATCGTGGACATTCTGCACCAGTTTTCCCCGCTTGTGGAGCCGTTTTCCGTCGATGAAGCCTTTGTGGAACTCACCGGATGCGAAAAGCTGTTCGGAGACGGAATCCAGGCGGCTCGCCGCATCAAGGAACGAATCCTGCGGGAGACGGGAATTCGCTGTTCCATCGGGGTGGGCCCCAACAAACTGTTGGCCAAAATGGCCGCAGAAATGAAAAAGCCGGACGGGCTCACCGTCCTGACGGAACAAGACGTCCCCGAGCGGCTGTGGCCCCTTCCGGTCGTCCGGCTGTTCGGCGTCGGTCCGCGAATCTCCCGACACCTGCAGCGAATGGGCATCCGCACCATCGGAGATCTGGCCCAGGCGGATCCCGCCAGGCTCGAGCAGCGCTTCGGCATCATCGGCCGGGTTCTGCACTGCTCGGCCCGGGGCATCGATCCCAGTCCGGTCGATCCCCGCAGCCTGGATAAAAACCGGTCCATCGGTCATCAATTCACCCTGCCGCGGGATTACACGCGGGAGAGCGACCTTCGGACCGTCCTGCGCGAACTGGCGGAGGAAGTGGCCTCCCGGGCCCGCAAAGCCGGCTATACGGGCCGGACGGTCTCCCTCACCCTCCGGAGCTTCGATTTTGGTTCCGTCCACCGCTCCCTCACCCTTTCCGAACCCACGAACATCGGCCGGAAGATGTTTGAAGCGGCGGTGATCCTCCTCCGGCGCCACTGGGATCACCGGCCCGTCCGCCTGATCGGAATCACCTTGAGCAACCTGTCCTCCGACCGGATGATGCAAATGGACCTGTTCGGAAAGCGGGAAAGAGAGCAGCGGTTGGCGGAGGCCATCGACGCCATCCGCAACCGGTTCGGAA